The genome window GACCTAAGAGAGAAACATGATCTGACCTATATGTTTATTGCCCATGACCTCGCGGTTGTTGAGTATATTTCAACAAGGATTATCGTCATGTATCTGGGTAAGATCATCGAAGTAGCCGATAAGCATGAGCTGGTTAAAAACCATACGCATCCCTATACAAAGGCCCTGTTCAATGCCTTTCCCCTGACTGATCCACATCAACGGATAGGGAAGAAGAAAATTGTTATGGGAGATGTTCCCAGTCCTGTGAATCCTCCCTCGGGATGTCATTTTCATCCCCGTTGTCCCTTTGCCATGGATATCTGTAGAGAACAGTATCCTGAGTTGAAAGAAGTTGCACCGGGCCATATGTCCGCTTGTCATCTGCATCAGTAAATCTTCCTGATCTATCGAAGCCGTTCCACAAGGGACGGCTTTTTTATGGCTGAGATAGTATTTCTCTTGTGTTTTCTCTAACCAGATAAGCGCTTCCTACAGCGGCGGTTTGAATGCCCCAATCGCTTGAAATGACCTTTACAGCATCCTGGTTGGGAAGCATCGAACGGTAATTTTTCTTTTGGGATACGAGTTCCAGGAGTTGGGGGCAGCCCGATACGACAGGACCGCTAAGAACAATTAGATCGGGATTCAAAAGATTGATTATATTTCCTATGGCTATGGACAGGTATTCTGCGACTTCCGTTATAACCTGATGGTAGAGTTCTCCCTCCCGGGACTGATTCAGAATATCATCAATTTTCTCGGGAGCCGAGACGGAGTTGATGCGAGCCAGATTCTGTCCCCTTTCCAAAATAGCATTTTCTCCTATCAAAGCTTGTAGGCATCCTCTGTTTCCACAGAGACAGGCAGGACCGTTGGGAATGACCGATGTATGACCCAGTTCTCCGGCACCAAATGAGGACCCCATATACAATTTATGATCTAAAATGAGTCCGGAGGCTACACCTGTTCCAATCACTATGGATATGATATTTCCGTAGTTTTCAGGGTTATGAAGATAATAGGAGGCCAAGGCACTCACCTTGCTTCTATTGACTACCCGGATAGACATGCCCGATTCTTTTTTGATCATATCTGCTATGGGAAAATTCATCCATCTCACATCAAAAGCACTGACAATGATGCCTTTTTCACTGTCCACAAGTCCAGGAGTCCCTACTCCTATCCTGGGTAGTATCCTTTTATCCCTGTGTTTGTCCTTTAATTCCTTTATGGCCTTGATGAGTTGGGAGACTGTCTTTTCGGGGGTCATCCGGGAAATAGGGTAGGTGCATTCATCTATGATAGTTCCGGAAAGATCCATCATGACAAGAGACCAGGAAAAGTCAAAAACTGCGGCCCCAATGAAGTAGCAACCCTGTGGTACGGGTTGAAGGAGTGTCGGGGGGCGCCCTCCCCGGGCTTCTCCGATTCCTGCTTCCATGATTAAGTTTTGACTCATAAGCTCATCCACAAGGTGGCCTACGGCTGCTCTTGTGAGTCCTGTGATTTCAGCCAGGTCAATTCTGGAAATTTCCCCTTTCCGGATAATGATGTCCAGTATTTTATGAAGATTGCTGTGTTTCTTTTGAATTTTCATATGATCCAGTCTTGTAAGTAAAAAATATTTACAAAGTGTATTATATAATAGAATAATTCCTTTGTATACTTTTAAAAAAGTGAAATATCCCGGTTCAATTGACGACAATTTGATACATAATAAAAATAATTGACAAAGTGGATGGGCGGGGATAGTATGAAATAATAATCATAGACTCAAAATAAAGGACTCCCTTTGCATCTGACTGTCAGCCGAATAGAAGTTCAATATCTCCCTGTAGTCTTTTCAAATCCCCTTTCATTCGGGTCCCAGAAGGTTGAGTCTCTTGATAAGTTGCGGATCAGGATGGTTCTAAAAGACCGACTAACCGGGCATGTTGAGAGCGGCTGGGGTGAAGTCCCCCTGAACTATCCCTGGTTTTGGCCGCAGTGCTCTTTGAAGGACCCCATGCCCCTCATGAGAGATTTAGTTAGTCAACTCACGACCTTGTGGACCTCTATCGGGCGGATCGTCCACCCTCTTGTTTCCGGATATGATGTTCAGACTCAGGGACTCCATCCTTTGTACCAGCAAATGAAGGATGGTTGGGGAGATTTTCCATTTTTAGCCGTACAAGTCCTAAACTCGGCCTTTGACATTGCTCTTTATGATGGTTTTGCGAAACATGCCTCTCTTCCTGTTTATGATCTTTTTCATCAGAGCCTCATTCCCGTAGCTCTGGATTCTTTTTTCAGCAGCAATAAGACCGTTGGCTCACTCATGAAAGATCAGGATCTGGATCGTATGATTAGAAAGAATCCTTCCCCTCATTTGGGAGTCTGGCACATGGTGGGAATTCTCGACCCGTTGGATCCGGATGGAGAAAACAGTTCTCTTGCAGATTGGATTATCCAGGGAGGGGTGACCCGTCTTAAGATTAAACTCAGTTCTCAGCTTGCCGAGGACCTGGACAGGGTAAAACGGATTTATAAAATCAGTCATCCTTTGGGCGTTGAGAAGTATTCATTTGATTATAATGGATCTCAAGAGGATCTAAAATGGATTCAACCTTTTTTGAGTGACTTGAAAAATTCACTTCCAGGACTGTATGAAAGGTTGTGTTATATCGAACAGCCCATCTGTGCCGGATTAACAGGAAATAAAGAGGATGTGTCCCGTATCACGGAGATGAAAGACTTACTTGTTGATGAAGGAGCCGGAAACTGGGAAGAGTTATATGAGTACTATCAGTCGGGCTGGTCCGGTGTGGCCTTAAAGATCTGTAAGTCTCAAACGTCTTCTCTCCTTATGTTTGCCTTGTCCAGGGTTCTCAAAAAAAGAGTCACTGTCATGGATTTGACAAATCCGTCTCTTGCTCATATCGCCCATGCCCAGCTAGCCGCTCATATGAGTGATGATTCAGAGATTGAGAGTAATGCCATTCAGTATTGTCCGACTGCATCTGTTGCCGAGGCACAGGTCCATCCCGGATTATTTTCTAGGAGTCAGGGAGGGATTGATATATCCTCTTTATCCGGATTCGGTTATGGATACCGGATGGATGAAATTCAGTATTCTTAACCGACGAATTATTTTGGAATAGGCTGCTTGTATAAGTGGCTTTATATAAATTGAAGGAGTTTTCTTATGAAAAAAACTGTAGTTTTCTTGCTATTGGCGCTTATGATTTTTCCTCTGTATGCGGAAGGTCAGAAAGAAGCTAGCGCTTATGAATGGCAGCCTGCAAAACCAGTAAACCTTATTGTTCCATGGGGTGCCGGTGGGTCTACCGACCGTTCTGCCAGAACAACGGCTGCTGTAGTAGAAGCAGTTCTTGGACAGAAAATTGTTGTTGTGAATCAGCCCGGAGCTTCCGGTTCTGTTGGAACTCAAGGTGTTTTGGATGCCGATAAAGACGGAATGAAATGGGTGGCAGGAGCCGTAAAGGACCTGGGTGTCTATAAAGTTCAGGGTATGATTGATACAACTCTCGACGATTGGAATCTTTACTTGAATGTTGCCATGCCAAATGTTGTCGCTGTCAGCATAGATTCTCCCTACAATGATTTCGGTGATCTTCTGGCTGATATGAAAGCCAATCCCGGACAAGTCCGCGTGGCTACTGCCGGAGTCAACTCCGCAGGACACACAGCTATTGAACTGATCAAGAAATACACTGGTGTTGAGTATAAGCACGTAACCTATGATGGTGGAAACCCTGCCGTTATAGCCACTGTTGGTGGAGAAGCAGACGTGGTTCCCCAGCTTTCTGTTGAAGAAGTGGATATGCTGAAAGCCGGAAAACTGAAAGCTCTTTGTGTTATGACCGATAAGGGGCTGGTTCTGGATGGTATGAGCGAAGAAATTCCCCCCATTACCAACTGGATTAAGGATTTTAAAGCAGCTCCTACATACTTTGGTATCTTTATTCCCAAAGGTGTTCCCTCAATTGTAACCGACACAATGGACAAAATCTGGGAAGACGTTGTTATGGAATCTCCCGAGCTCAAAGACTGGGCAGCTAAGAATGCAGTTGTATTTGATCCCTGCTATGGTGAAGAAGCTCTTGAAAAGTCTTTCCCCATGGTTCAAATCAGTGCATGGTTGAAATATGATTCCGGTGATGCTGTCATTGACCCATCTACCATTGGAATTCCCCGTCCATAATTAAAAAATAAAATTGAATATCCCTTCCTCTCAATCGCAGAGGGAGGGATATTATATTATCAGGTTGTAATACTATGAATGAAAAACAAATGCGCAAAGCAGATTTTATCAGTTCCATTGTTCTGATTATCTTTGGAATAACCGTTACCTGGATGGCGATCAAAATGCCCCGTTTGGAAGAAAAAGGGATCAACCCCTATACGGCTCCTGGAGTCGTTCCAGGGATTCTGGGAGTTGTTATTCTCCTGCTTTCTCTGATCATGTTTGTCAGAACCATCAGGCACTCTGACTTTCTTCCTAAGATTGAAAAAGGGAATGTAAAAAACCTCATTAAAGATGAAGGGACCATCCGGCTCATGGTGTCACTGGCTCTTTGTCTGGTTTATGCTTTGGTGCTGGTCGGTAATATCCCCTATGTTCTGGCAACCTTCCTCTTTGTTTTCGGATTCATTCTCTGCTTTGATATGAAGTTTGATAAAATTGAGAAGAGTCGTAAGAAAATCATCATCGTAGCATTTATAGAAGCCATCATCAGCTCTGCTGTTATCAGTGCGGCTTTTCAATATTTATTTCTCGTAGATTTACCCTAAGGAGACCATTGTATGTTTGACGGAATATTTATGTTTCTGGACAGCCTTGGGGGATTCCTTTCTTTCAAGGTTGTATTAATCGTTTTAGGGAGCACTCAGCTGGGTATCATTGTCGGTATGCTCCCCGGATTGACGGCAACCATGGGTGTTGCCCTCATGACAACATTGACATATAAAATGCCCGCCGATACGGCCGTATTAATTCTAATGTGTATGTATATCGGTGCCATTTATGGGGGGAGCCGTTCGGCTATCCTTTTGAATATACCCGGTACTCCGGCCAATGCCGCAACCTCGGTTGACGGGCACCCCCTGGCCCTACAAGGCAAGGCGGGAGAAGCCATTGGTATTGCAACAACAGGCAGCTTTCTTGGTTCTGTCATCGGGATGTTTATGCTTGCCTTTTTTACACCCATTCTGGGGAATTTCGCATTGGATTTTCAGTCCTATGAATTTTTCTGGCTGGCTATTTTCGGCATCATTATCTCGGGGAACCTCACGGCACCCAAGGATCCTCTTAAGGGTTGGATTTCCGGATTTTTAGGCCTGTTCGTTGCTATGGTAGGGATGGAGGGTATCCATGCCCATATCCGCTACGCCTTTGGCAATGTGAATCTTTCTGGAGGTATCGACCTTCTTCCCGCCATGGTGGGAGCCTTCGGTATGGCTGAGATTCTCACCCTCATGAAGAGTCATCGTTCAGAAGTCATTAACACTCCGATTAAGAATGTCATTCCCCATCCACGGCAGATTGTCAAATACTGGAAGACCATCATCCGTTCAGGTTTTATCGGAACCTTTGTCGGCGCAATTCCAGGTGTTGGAGAAGACATTGCCGCCTGGGTCAGTTATGACTTTGCCAAGAGAGGCAGCAAGGAGAGTGAACTCTTTGGAAAGGGAAGTGTGGAAGGACTTATTGCCTCTGAAACCGGAAACAATGCCGCCGCAGCCGGGGCTGTCATTCCTGTTCTTTCCCTGGCCATTCCGGGGTCAGCACCGGCCGCTGTTTTGCTAGCCGCCATGTTCATTCATGGAATCCGTCCGGGGCCGCTCATCATGATTGAATCTCCAGAGTTCGTTTATAAGGTTGTGGCCATGGTCTTTATGGCCACCTGTGCCATGATGATTCTGGGGCTTTCCATGGTGAAGTCTCTGGTGAAGGTTCTTCAGGTTCCTCGTACAAAGCTTATACCCGTTATCTTTACCCTCTGTGTGATCGGGTCTTATGCTCTGGCCAGCAGGACTTTTGATGTAAAGGTTATGATTGCTTTTGGTATTTTGGGATATCTCATGCGGGAGATGGATTATCCCGTGGCCCCCATGATTCTGGGTATCATTTTGGGTAGCATTCTGGATAAGAACCTCAGACGGGCTTTTGTCCTTTCCGACGGTTCTCTTCTCCCCTTTGTGTCCCGCCCTATTTGTCTGGTTCTGATCTTTTTTATAGTCTTTGCCATTGTGGGCAGGACCCTCTGGTTCCACCGGCTCAAGATGTATGTAGCACAGTTGATTTTCAGGAAGAAGAGAGGCTGATATGGAAAAGAAAAAAATCAGAGCAGGACTTCTAGGAAGCGGGTTTTCGGCGAGTTTTCACTATGATGCCTTGTGCCGTGTCTATGGGGCTAATGTTGAGGTTTGCGGTGTCTATTCTCCAAATGTAGACCGCTGCCGGGAGTTCGCACTCAAAAGAAACATTCCGGTTCGCACCAGTGTGGATGAGCTGCTGGATTGCTGTGATGTTGTCCACCTCTGTACCCCGCCGGCAAGTCATGAAGATCTTGCCGTGAAAGCATTGAACAGGGATAAGCATGTCATTATAGAAAAGCCTTTTACCGGATATTTTGGGAGGGGAGTGTCTGATTTTTCGGGAGACTCCTTTGACCGGAAGGTCGGAATGGATGAGGCTCTAGGCAGTATCAAGAGAATCCTTCAGGCTGAAAAAGAGAGTTCCGGGACAATCTTCTACGCCGAAAACTGGGTTTATGCTCCGGCCGTACAGAAAGAGCGGGAAGTCATAGAGAAAACGAAAGGACAAATCCTCAGAATTCTGGGGGAAGAGAGCCACAGCGGATCTCACTCTCCCTATTATGGAGACTGGACGTTTTCAGGCGGGGGCTCAATTATGGGCAAGTCTGTTCATCCTTTAACGGCGGCACTGTATCTAAAATCGGTGGAGGGACGTGTTAGAAACTCCGAGATTCGGCCTGTTTCTGTGACGGCAAGGACTCATAGTCTGACTCGGAATAAGAACTATCAGGATGACGGTTTTTTGCGCACAGGATATAAAGATATCGAAGATTACGGTGCACTGCACATCACGTTCAGTGATGGAACCGTCGGAGATATTTTTGCATCCGAAGTTGTGATGGGCGGTGTATACAATCATATGGAAGTTTATGCCTCCAATCACAGAACCGTGATCAATATCAATCCGAATACGGCTCTGCAAACCTATAATCCGCAAAAGGAACAGTTTGATGATCTCTATGTGGTTGAAAAAATAGGGACCAAGGAGGGCTGGGCCTTCACATCTCCCGATGAGGACTGGTTTACTGGTTATCAGAATGAGATGGAGAGCTTTTATTCAAATGCTCTATCTGGAACGGCCCCCGAGTCGGACAGCAGGCTGGCGGCCGATACAATCTCTACAGTCTATGCGGCGTATCTTTCCGCCTCTCAAAAAGGCGTTGAAGTTTCAATTCCACTTCTGTAAAGGCATCCATTGGATATGAAAAACCGCTTCCTCTGGGGAGCGGTTTTTTTGAGCCTGAAAAGTTGTGATCTAAGCATCAGAGTTCTGATCCAGAATTTCCTGGATCAATCCTCTGGTTTTGACTCTGAGATCTCTATCACTTGTGTCCTGAATACTTTGAGCGGGGATCGGTTCGGCAAAGATAATTTTGATGGAACCCGGCTTTACAAACAGGGAGTGAATTGTTTTAACCTCCCAAAGGCCCTTCAAAACCACTGGTACCATGTCTGTGTGGGCATTCCTGGCCAGATGAAAAGGACCCCGTTTAAAGGTCTGCAGTTTTCCATCCCGCGTCCTGTGCCCTTCAGGAAAAATGATGATGGATGTCCCGTCTTTGATGATTTTGCCCGCTATTTTCAGGCTATTCAGGGCCGATTTGGTGTCCCTCTGGCTGATGGGTATGTTGCCGATTTGCCTGACAATCGTACCCCAGAGAGGCAATGAAAAATGCTCTTCACGTTCAATGCCTCTGAGGAATAAAGGAATGTATCCATAAAGGAGTATAGGGTCGAAGATGTTCACATGGTTTGAAAAGAACACATATCCCCTGGAGGGATCAAGATTCAGATTCCCTTCTACTTGGACCTTGATTCCGAAGTTTCTGGGAATCTGGCGACACAACCCCTTGATTACAGGATCAAAGAGTCTCTGATTTCGAAAAACATTCTGCAAAATCACCAATATCAGAATCAGCAGTAGCAGCAAGACGGAGGAAATATAACCAAAGATTGTGGTGAGGCGGTACACTAACAATACATCCGTAACTTCGAGGGATGCATGGTCACTTCGATGGGGGTGGTTCCAAAGGTTTCCCCATCGGGTGTCAGCAGAAGAGGGCGGTCCGATCTTAAAATAATCTTCTTCCCTCTGTAGGTTTCTATGGCTTTGTTGCTGATGTGTGTTCCCTTGAAAATGGATGGGAAAAGTTTGAGTAAACGACTCCTTGTTGTCTTGTTCATCAGGATGATATCCAGAAGTCCATCGTCAATCTCGGCATCGGGTGCCATCATCATGTCTCCGCCGGTGTAGCGGGAGTTGCAGATTTCTGTAAATAATGCATTGCGGTTCATGAGCTTACCGTCAATTTCAAGTTCTATGGGGGTGAACCTCAGAAATAAAAGTTCTTCCAGAACGGCCAGTACGTAGCTGAGTGAACCCCACATCTTATACTTTTTTGCCCTGTAGGCCACATTGGATACAAAGCCTGTGCCCAGGAGGTTTATGAAGTAGTATGCCCCGTCACTGCAGCTAAAGTATCCCAAATCTATTCCTTTCGTATTGCCAGATGTGATCATTTGAAGGGCATCGTCTACTGATTCAACTCCCAAATCTTTGATAAAGGAGTTTCCAGTTCCCACAGGAATCTGTCCCAGAGGAACCGGTACTGAGTCATGATTCATCAGTAAGCCGTTGATGACCTCAAAGAGAGTCCCGTCTCCACCTACTGCCAGAACACCATCGACATCATGAAGGTCCAGATTCTCTGCCAGAGTCCGTGTTTCTCCGGCCTTGCGGGATTCAAGAATGACCACTCCTATGCCCTGGTTCTGCAGTACTTCTGCAGCATATTGTGCCTGAATCATTCCCTGTTTTTTACCCGCATTGGGGTTCACAATCATTGTAAGGTTCATGGATGAATTACAATGGATATCCCCAGTGATGTCAAGGATAAATCATGAAACGAAGCTTCCTGTAGAAATATAAACTATTTTAATTCCAGAACTATTCCACATACTGGTGCTTGGGTTAATATGGGGCCATGAAAACCTACCCCGTTTCCTGTAACAAAGACTGTGGTGGCGGTTGTCCCCTCCTGGCTCATGTTGAGGATGGTACCATTATCCGAATTTCCAATAATCCCTTAGGAACTCCTTATATGAAGGGGTGCAGCAAGGGTTTTCATGCTATGGAAATCGATCAGCACCCAGAGCGGTTGACCAAGCCTCTTTTGCGTTTAGACGGGCATCCCCGGCGGTTTACAAATACCCATGATGCACGCCGGGATTTTAGGGAAGTTTCCTGGGATGAGGCACTGGATCATGCCTCTAAAAGGATGGAAAATTTTAAAAAACAATATGGACCCACATCTCTTCTTGATCTTTCTAGCGGGGGAGCCTGTCGAGGGACATTGCATCAAAATTCTGCCCTGACTTCACGGTTTTTAACCCTCTGGGGCGGAGCAACAAGGGCCACAGGAAGTTACAGCAACGGGGCTGCCTCCTTTGTTTTGCCCTACGTTTTTGGAAGCAAACTGAGCGGTATGGATGCGGGTAACCTAAGACATTCCAAACTCATCATCCTCTGGGGATACAACGCCTTTGATACCCGTATGGGCTGTGAAATGACCCCTCGTATCCTCGAAGCTAAGAAGAGGGGTGTTCCCATTGTGGTCATAGATCCCCGTAGAACCAGGACGGCTCATCTCATGGGGAGTTGGTGGATTCCCATTCACCCGGGAACGGATACGGCTCTGATGGCTGCTATTTTGTTTTACATTATTCGTAACGATCTGCAGGATCATGTTTTTATTGAATGTTATAGCAGGGGTTTTGCCTCCTTGAAAGCCTATGTGATGGGAGAGACCGATGGAATTCCCAAGAATCTCGAATGGGCCTCCGAGATCTGCGGGATTCCCGTTGAATCAATCGAAAAATTGGCAAATCTGTACGCATGGACTAAACCGGCGGCTCTCTTACCCGGGCTCTCTCTCCAGCGGGCTATCGGGGGAGAGGAAGCGGCACGGATGCCTGTGGCTTTGCAATTGGCAACAGGGAACATCGGGAAATCCGGCGGCAGTTCGGGAGGCATGTTCTGGGGAAAAATGCAGGGTCCCCGGTGCGGGAAATTTCCTGTGCCATCACAGAATGATCCTACTATCCCTGTGTATGAATGGCCCGATTATATTCTGCAGGAAGAAGAACCCTATAAAGAGACAGGTCTTGATCTCAAAGGAGCCTATATCACAGGCAGCAATCTTCTGGCCCAGGGGAGCGACATTCAAAAGAAT of Oceanispirochaeta crateris contains these proteins:
- a CDS encoding tripartite tricarboxylate transporter TctB family protein, yielding MNEKQMRKADFISSIVLIIFGITVTWMAIKMPRLEEKGINPYTAPGVVPGILGVVILLLSLIMFVRTIRHSDFLPKIEKGNVKNLIKDEGTIRLMVSLALCLVYALVLVGNIPYVLATFLFVFGFILCFDMKFDKIEKSRKKIIIVAFIEAIISSAVISAAFQYLFLVDLP
- a CDS encoding mandelate racemase/muconate lactonizing enzyme family protein produces the protein MHLTVSRIEVQYLPVVFSNPLSFGSQKVESLDKLRIRMVLKDRLTGHVESGWGEVPLNYPWFWPQCSLKDPMPLMRDLVSQLTTLWTSIGRIVHPLVSGYDVQTQGLHPLYQQMKDGWGDFPFLAVQVLNSAFDIALYDGFAKHASLPVYDLFHQSLIPVALDSFFSSNKTVGSLMKDQDLDRMIRKNPSPHLGVWHMVGILDPLDPDGENSSLADWIIQGGVTRLKIKLSSQLAEDLDRVKRIYKISHPLGVEKYSFDYNGSQEDLKWIQPFLSDLKNSLPGLYERLCYIEQPICAGLTGNKEDVSRITEMKDLLVDEGAGNWEELYEYYQSGWSGVALKICKSQTSSLLMFALSRVLKKRVTVMDLTNPSLAHIAHAQLAAHMSDDSEIESNAIQYCPTASVAEAQVHPGLFSRSQGGIDISSLSGFGYGYRMDEIQYS
- a CDS encoding Gfo/Idh/MocA family protein; this translates as MEKKKIRAGLLGSGFSASFHYDALCRVYGANVEVCGVYSPNVDRCREFALKRNIPVRTSVDELLDCCDVVHLCTPPASHEDLAVKALNRDKHVIIEKPFTGYFGRGVSDFSGDSFDRKVGMDEALGSIKRILQAEKESSGTIFYAENWVYAPAVQKEREVIEKTKGQILRILGEESHSGSHSPYYGDWTFSGGGSIMGKSVHPLTAALYLKSVEGRVRNSEIRPVSVTARTHSLTRNKNYQDDGFLRTGYKDIEDYGALHITFSDGTVGDIFASEVVMGGVYNHMEVYASNHRTVININPNTALQTYNPQKEQFDDLYVVEKIGTKEGWAFTSPDEDWFTGYQNEMESFYSNALSGTAPESDSRLAADTISTVYAAYLSASQKGVEVSIPLL
- a CDS encoding ROK family transcriptional regulator, which codes for MKIQKKHSNLHKILDIIIRKGEISRIDLAEITGLTRAAVGHLVDELMSQNLIMEAGIGEARGGRPPTLLQPVPQGCYFIGAAVFDFSWSLVMMDLSGTIIDECTYPISRMTPEKTVSQLIKAIKELKDKHRDKRILPRIGVGTPGLVDSEKGIIVSAFDVRWMNFPIADMIKKESGMSIRVVNRSKVSALASYYLHNPENYGNIISIVIGTGVASGLILDHKLYMGSSFGAGELGHTSVIPNGPACLCGNRGCLQALIGENAILERGQNLARINSVSAPEKIDDILNQSREGELYHQVITEVAEYLSIAIGNIINLLNPDLIVLSGPVVSGCPQLLELVSQKKNYRSMLPNQDAVKVISSDWGIQTAAVGSAYLVRENTREILSQP
- a CDS encoding diacylglycerol/lipid kinase family protein codes for the protein MNLTMIVNPNAGKKQGMIQAQYAAEVLQNQGIGVVILESRKAGETRTLAENLDLHDVDGVLAVGGDGTLFEVINGLLMNHDSVPVPLGQIPVGTGNSFIKDLGVESVDDALQMITSGNTKGIDLGYFSCSDGAYYFINLLGTGFVSNVAYRAKKYKMWGSLSYVLAVLEELLFLRFTPIELEIDGKLMNRNALFTEICNSRYTGGDMMMAPDAEIDDGLLDIILMNKTTRSRLLKLFPSIFKGTHISNKAIETYRGKKIILRSDRPLLLTPDGETFGTTPIEVTMHPSKLRMYC
- a CDS encoding molybdopterin-containing oxidoreductase family protein, with protein sequence MKTYPVSCNKDCGGGCPLLAHVEDGTIIRISNNPLGTPYMKGCSKGFHAMEIDQHPERLTKPLLRLDGHPRRFTNTHDARRDFREVSWDEALDHASKRMENFKKQYGPTSLLDLSSGGACRGTLHQNSALTSRFLTLWGGATRATGSYSNGAASFVLPYVFGSKLSGMDAGNLRHSKLIILWGYNAFDTRMGCEMTPRILEAKKRGVPIVVIDPRRTRTAHLMGSWWIPIHPGTDTALMAAILFYIIRNDLQDHVFIECYSRGFASLKAYVMGETDGIPKNLEWASEICGIPVESIEKLANLYAWTKPAALLPGLSLQRAIGGEEAARMPVALQLATGNIGKSGGSSGGMFWGKMQGPRCGKFPVPSQNDPTIPVYEWPDYILQEEEPYKETGLDLKGAYITGSNLLAQGSDIQKNIRAFQKLELIIGHDFFMTPTMALCDVIFPVATFLERSDVVVPAGNFLLYSAKAAEPPESVLTDYGVFSALAERLGFGESYSAGRSESEWIDAFLEDSDISDIDAFKREGLFIGEEQDRNAFSDFIADPEAHPLQTPSGKIEISPLAYETLGFPAHPHFRSVLPHDPEYPLYLITPHSLHGIHSQYSNIPGFKKDDDKRVWMHPEDASIRGIVSGSEVILTSAQGSIRVPVLITEDIKAGTISLNEGLWPDLIGKDDRELEIAGSVNMLTSTVSTKPSRSSRTHTVFVQVQLAH
- a CDS encoding Bug family tripartite tricarboxylate transporter substrate binding protein — protein: MKKTVVFLLLALMIFPLYAEGQKEASAYEWQPAKPVNLIVPWGAGGSTDRSARTTAAVVEAVLGQKIVVVNQPGASGSVGTQGVLDADKDGMKWVAGAVKDLGVYKVQGMIDTTLDDWNLYLNVAMPNVVAVSIDSPYNDFGDLLADMKANPGQVRVATAGVNSAGHTAIELIKKYTGVEYKHVTYDGGNPAVIATVGGEADVVPQLSVEEVDMLKAGKLKALCVMTDKGLVLDGMSEEIPPITNWIKDFKAAPTYFGIFIPKGVPSIVTDTMDKIWEDVVMESPELKDWAAKNAVVFDPCYGEEALEKSFPMVQISAWLKYDSGDAVIDPSTIGIPRP
- a CDS encoding lysophospholipid acyltransferase family protein — protein: MQNVFRNQRLFDPVIKGLCRQIPRNFGIKVQVEGNLNLDPSRGYVFFSNHVNIFDPILLYGYIPLFLRGIEREEHFSLPLWGTIVRQIGNIPISQRDTKSALNSLKIAGKIIKDGTSIIIFPEGHRTRDGKLQTFKRGPFHLARNAHTDMVPVVLKGLWEVKTIHSLFVKPGSIKIIFAEPIPAQSIQDTSDRDLRVKTRGLIQEILDQNSDA
- a CDS encoding tripartite tricarboxylate transporter permease; protein product: MFDGIFMFLDSLGGFLSFKVVLIVLGSTQLGIIVGMLPGLTATMGVALMTTLTYKMPADTAVLILMCMYIGAIYGGSRSAILLNIPGTPANAATSVDGHPLALQGKAGEAIGIATTGSFLGSVIGMFMLAFFTPILGNFALDFQSYEFFWLAIFGIIISGNLTAPKDPLKGWISGFLGLFVAMVGMEGIHAHIRYAFGNVNLSGGIDLLPAMVGAFGMAEILTLMKSHRSEVINTPIKNVIPHPRQIVKYWKTIIRSGFIGTFVGAIPGVGEDIAAWVSYDFAKRGSKESELFGKGSVEGLIASETGNNAAAAGAVIPVLSLAIPGSAPAAVLLAAMFIHGIRPGPLIMIESPEFVYKVVAMVFMATCAMMILGLSMVKSLVKVLQVPRTKLIPVIFTLCVIGSYALASRTFDVKVMIAFGILGYLMREMDYPVAPMILGIILGSILDKNLRRAFVLSDGSLLPFVSRPICLVLIFFIVFAIVGRTLWFHRLKMYVAQLIFRKKRG